One window from the genome of Candidatus Didemnitutus sp. encodes:
- a CDS encoding SIS domain-containing protein: protein MSSFAASQQATIAALQGLSAQRAQIDRAGDLILNALQAGRKIIACGNGGSAAEAQHLTTELVGRYFKNRRSLPAVALTADGTLVTCIGNDYGYDAIFARQIEGLAQPGDVVVVLTSSGNSKNILLALEAAKKLGLDTIALLGRGGGKAKGLATAEIVVPGDSGAAAQECHLFLIHHFCERVDEVFT from the coding sequence ATGTCTTCCTTCGCCGCCTCGCAACAAGCGACCATCGCCGCGCTCCAGGGACTCTCCGCGCAACGCGCGCAAATCGACCGCGCCGGCGACCTGATCCTGAACGCACTCCAGGCGGGCCGGAAGATCATCGCCTGCGGCAACGGCGGCAGCGCGGCCGAGGCGCAGCACCTCACCACCGAGCTCGTCGGACGCTATTTCAAGAACCGCCGCTCGCTCCCCGCCGTCGCCCTCACCGCCGACGGCACGCTCGTGACCTGCATCGGCAACGACTACGGCTACGACGCGATCTTCGCGCGCCAGATCGAGGGCCTCGCGCAACCCGGCGACGTCGTCGTGGTGCTCACCTCGAGCGGCAACTCGAAGAACATCCTCCTCGCGCTCGAAGCCGCGAAGAAGCTCGGCCTCGACACCATCGCGCTCCTCGGCCGCGGCGGCGGCAAAGCCAAGGGCCTGGCCACGGCGGAGATCGTCGTCCCCGGCGACAGCGGCGCCGCGGCGCAGGAATGCCACCTTTTCCTCATCCACCATTTCTGCGAACGCGTGGACGAGGTCTTCACCTGA